A section of the Papio anubis isolate 15944 chromosome 4, Panubis1.0, whole genome shotgun sequence genome encodes:
- the UBE2G2 gene encoding ubiquitin-conjugating enzyme E2 G2 isoform X2 gives MNEENFFEWEALIMGPEDTCFEFGVFPAILSFPLDYPLSPPKMRFTCEMFHPNIYPDGRVCISILHAPGDDPMGYESSAERWSPVQSVEKILLSVVSMLAEPNDESGANVDASKMWRDDREQFYKIAKQIVQKSLGL, from the exons ATGAATGAAGAGAATTTTTTTGAATGGGAGGCattgatcat GGGCCCAGAAGACACCTGCTTTGAGTTTGGCGTTTTTCCTGCCATCCTGAGTTTCCCACTTGATTACCCGTTAAGTCCCCCAAAGATGAGATTTACCTGTGAGATGTTTCATCCCAACA TCTACCCTGATGGGAGAGTCTGCATTTCCATCCTCCACGCGCCAGGCGACGACCCCATGGGCTACGAGAGCAGTGCGGAGCGGTGGAGTCCGGTGCAGAGCGTGGAGAAGATCCTGCTGTCGGTGGTGAGCATGCTGGCAG AGCCCAATGACGAAAGTGGAGCCAACGTGGATGCGTCCAAAATGTGGCGCGATGACCGGGAGCAGTTCTATAAGATTGCCAAGCAGATCGTCCAGAAGTCTCTGGGACTCTGA
- the UBE2G2 gene encoding ubiquitin-conjugating enzyme E2 G2 isoform X1 yields the protein MAGTALKRLMAEYKQLTLNPPEGIVAGPMNEENFFEWEALIMGPEDTCFEFGVFPAILSFPLDYPLSPPKMRFTCEMFHPNIYPDGRVCISILHAPGDDPMGYESSAERWSPVQSVEKILLSVVSMLAEPNDESGANVDASKMWRDDREQFYKIAKQIVQKSLGL from the exons AATTAACACTGAATCCTCCAGAAGGAATTGTAGCAG GCCCCATGAATGAAGAGAATTTTTTTGAATGGGAGGCattgatcat GGGCCCAGAAGACACCTGCTTTGAGTTTGGCGTTTTTCCTGCCATCCTGAGTTTCCCACTTGATTACCCGTTAAGTCCCCCAAAGATGAGATTTACCTGTGAGATGTTTCATCCCAACA TCTACCCTGATGGGAGAGTCTGCATTTCCATCCTCCACGCGCCAGGCGACGACCCCATGGGCTACGAGAGCAGTGCGGAGCGGTGGAGTCCGGTGCAGAGCGTGGAGAAGATCCTGCTGTCGGTGGTGAGCATGCTGGCAG AGCCCAATGACGAAAGTGGAGCCAACGTGGATGCGTCCAAAATGTGGCGCGATGACCGGGAGCAGTTCTATAAGATTGCCAAGCAGATCGTCCAGAAGTCTCTGGGACTCTGA